The following are from one region of the Sorghum bicolor cultivar BTx623 chromosome 2, Sorghum_bicolor_NCBIv3, whole genome shotgun sequence genome:
- the LOC8061705 gene encoding uncharacterized protein LOC8061705 isoform X2, with protein sequence MDGATAAGGSREPAANGSKPEEQQFDPSRMIGIVKRKALIKDLAMAYQAECIASCKELLQLQRKWEEEQHIEAKMPEEPRSLMIKTSKHRKK encoded by the exons ATGGATGGTGCCACAGCTGCAGGAGGAAGTAGGGAACCGGCAGCCAACGGGTCCAAACCCGAGGAGCAGCAGTTTGATCCCAGCCGAA TGATAGGGATAGTTAAAAGGAAGGCCTTGATTAAAGATCTGGccatggcgtaccaagctgaatGTATAGCATCCTGTAAAGAACTCCTTCAGCTTCAGAGAAAGTGGGAGGAG GAACAGCACATCGAAGCCAAAATGCCTGAAGAACCAAGATCGTTGATGATCAAGACCTCGAAGCATAGGAAGAAGTAG
- the LOC8062555 gene encoding uncharacterized protein LOC8062555 — translation MSLACGLPLLECVYCLACARWAWKRCLHSGEVDSATWGLATAADFEPVPRMCRLVMANYEPDLSPSAPLLFAPPGPGGYGIDPACVLRRRTYADTRGRVTPYLLYLDHAHADIVLALRGLNLAKESDYALLLDNRLGKRRFDGGYVHNGLLRAAAWVLDAECDLLRELLERYPDYTLTFTGHSLGAGIAAMLTMVLVLNLDKLGNVDRTRTRCYAIAPARCMSLNLAVRYADVINSVVLQDDFLPRTATPLEDIFKSILCLPCLLGLRCLRDTCIPEDALLKDPRRLYAPGRIYHIVERRMCRCGRYPPVVKTAVPVDGRFEHIVLSCNATADHAIIWIEREAQKALDLMLEEEDTMAVPSEQQMERNETLQKEHVEEHRAALRRAVTLSVPDARGPSPYGTFDEVEQHHHQPERSESFPPAGPRQRMSWNDLIERVFDKDEDGHIVLRSSVLL, via the exons ATGTCGCTGGCCTGCGGCCTGCCGCTGCTCGAGTGCGTCTACTGCCTCGCCTGCGCGCGCTGGGCATGGAAGCGCTGCCTCCACAGCGGCGAGGTCGACAGCGCCACCTGGGGcctcgccaccgccgccgacTTCGAGCCCGTGCCGCGCATGTGCCGCctcgtcatggccaactacgaGCCCGACCTCTCCCCCTCCGCGCCGCTCCTCTTCGCGCCGCCCGGGCCCGGCGGCTACGGCATCGACCCCGCATGCGTCCTCCGCCGCCGGACCTACGCCGACACCCGCGGCCGCGTCACGCCCTACCTCCTCTACCTCGACCACGCCCACGCCGACATCGTCCTCGCGCTCCGCGGCCTCAACCTCGCCAAGGAGTCCGACTACGCGCTCCTCCTCGACAACCGCCTCGGCAAGCGCCGCTTCGACGGCGGCTACGTCCACAACGGCCTCCTCAGGGCCGCCGCCTGGGTGCTCGACGCCGAGTGCGACCTCCTTAGGGAACTACTCGAGAGGTACCCCGACTACACGCTCACCTTCACGGGTCATTCGCTGGGCGCCGGCATCGCAGCCATGCTCACCATGGTCCTCGTGCTCAACCTCGACAAGCTTGGCAACGTCGACAGGACCCGCACGCGCTGCTACGCCATAGCGCCGGCCAGGTGCATGTCGCTAAATCTCGCCGTCAGATACGCCGACGTTATTAACTCGGTCGTCCTTCAG GACGACTTCTTGCCGCGGACGGCTACTCCTCTTGAAGACATTTTCAAGTCCATCCTCTG CTTGCCATGCCTCCTAGGTTTGAGATGTTTGAGAGATACATGTATACCCGAAGACGCCTTGCTAAAGGATCCAAGGAGGCTTTATGCACCAGGCCGGATTTATCACATAGTGGAAAGAAGAATGTGCAG GTGCGGGAGATATCCACCTGTAGTCAAAACAGCTGTGCCGGTGGATGGTAGATTTGAGCACATAGTTCTTTCCTGCAATGCCACAGCGGACCATGCCATTATTTGGATTGAGAGGGAGGCCCAGAAGGCTTTGGAT CTGATGCTGGAGGAGGAGGACACGATGGCAGTGCCATCCGAGCAGCAGATGGAGCGGAACGAAACCCTGCAGAAGGAGCACGTGGAGGAGCACAGGGCCGCTCTGCGCCGGGCTGTCACGCTGTCAGTGCCAGACGCGCGGGGACCATCGCCGTATGGTACGTTTGACGAAGTCGAGCAGCATCACCACCAGCCGGAGAGGAGCGAGAGCTTCCCGCCGGCAGGGCCCAGGCAGCGCATGAGCTGGAACGACCTGATCGAGCGGGTGTTCGACAAAGACGAGGACGGCCATATCGTGCTGCGCAGCTCAGTTCTTCTCTGA
- the LOC8061705 gene encoding uncharacterized protein LOC8061705 isoform X1 produces the protein MQLLPMDGATAAGGSREPAANGSKPEEQQFDPSRMIGIVKRKALIKDLAMAYQAECIASCKELLQLQRKWEEEQHIEAKMPEEPRSLMIKTSKHRKK, from the exons ATGCAGTTGCTTCCGATGGATGGTGCCACAGCTGCAGGAGGAAGTAGGGAACCGGCAGCCAACGGGTCCAAACCCGAGGAGCAGCAGTTTGATCCCAGCCGAA TGATAGGGATAGTTAAAAGGAAGGCCTTGATTAAAGATCTGGccatggcgtaccaagctgaatGTATAGCATCCTGTAAAGAACTCCTTCAGCTTCAGAGAAAGTGGGAGGAG GAACAGCACATCGAAGCCAAAATGCCTGAAGAACCAAGATCGTTGATGATCAAGACCTCGAAGCATAGGAAGAAGTAG